A part of Deltaproteobacteria bacterium genomic DNA contains:
- a CDS encoding HlyD family efflux transporter periplasmic adaptor subunit produces the protein MRSRGLVALALWLGACGADPADLPSLGTLERDRIELVTEANEPIASIPVREGESVVAGQLLLAQDDALLAAQRARFAAVRDQLGARLAELERGPRAERIREARARLVGAEGTLRNASSEWERARALERQAFESAATRDRTRSRLDEALARRDEARAALEALESGNTSEELEQARAGLAGAEAQLAEIEVRIARLEVRAPCAARVDALPFELGERPPSGAVVVILLAAGPPYARVYVPEPVRARIGSGSRARVQVAGLEAELDGRVRRLANEAAFTPYYALSQYDRGRLSYLAEVEIGGDATAALPTGVPVEVRFVLDSDASSRTEGPPR, from the coding sequence GTGAGGAGCCGCGGGCTCGTCGCGCTCGCGCTCTGGCTCGGCGCCTGCGGCGCCGACCCGGCCGATCTGCCGTCGCTCGGAACCCTGGAACGGGATCGGATCGAGCTCGTCACGGAGGCCAACGAGCCGATCGCCTCGATCCCGGTTCGCGAGGGCGAGTCGGTCGTCGCGGGCCAGCTCCTGCTCGCGCAGGACGACGCGCTTCTCGCGGCGCAGCGCGCTCGCTTCGCGGCTGTGCGCGACCAGCTGGGCGCGCGTCTGGCGGAGCTCGAGCGCGGACCGCGCGCCGAGCGCATCCGGGAGGCGCGCGCGCGACTCGTCGGAGCGGAAGGAACCCTGCGCAACGCGAGCTCCGAGTGGGAGCGCGCCCGCGCGCTCGAACGGCAAGCCTTCGAGTCCGCGGCGACGCGGGATCGGACGCGCTCGCGGCTCGACGAGGCACTCGCACGCCGCGACGAGGCGCGCGCCGCGCTCGAGGCCCTCGAGAGCGGAAACACCTCCGAGGAGCTCGAGCAGGCGCGCGCGGGGCTGGCCGGCGCCGAGGCCCAGCTTGCCGAGATCGAGGTCCGAATTGCACGTCTCGAGGTGCGCGCTCCGTGCGCGGCGCGCGTGGATGCGCTGCCGTTCGAGCTCGGCGAGCGCCCACCATCTGGCGCGGTCGTGGTGATCCTGCTCGCGGCGGGTCCGCCGTATGCGCGCGTCTACGTGCCGGAGCCGGTGCGCGCGCGAATCGGCAGCGGAAGCCGCGCGCGTGTCCAGGTCGCGGGGCTCGAGGCCGAGCTCGACGGTCGCGTGCGCAGGCTCGCGAACGAGGCGGCCTTCACGCCGTACTACGCGCTGTCCCAGTACGACCGCGGGCGTCTTTCGTACCTCGCCGAGGTGGAGATCGGCGGCGACGCGACGGCAGCGCTGCCGACCGGCGTGCCGGTGGAAGTCCGCTTCGTCCTCGATTCGGACGCGAGCTCACGCACCGAGGGTCCGCCTCGATGA
- a CDS encoding TetR/AcrR family transcriptional regulator, giving the protein MASRKTPARSRRVGRPVRSESADDVRKRLVEVARELFVRRGFGEVGIREIARAAGVTPGMISYYFGGKVGLYEAMLASVFEEMFGRVRELAAKPAEGKGPLASLIRTYIATIADHPWVPLLLLREIVTGDSRARARFIERFASRVSSLLPSLVEAEIARGELRADLDPKLAVLSLLGMSLFPFLAHPLAGKVFGYELDPAFAERLLAHTTQLFFDGARPRAETT; this is encoded by the coding sequence GTGGCCAGCCGAAAGACGCCAGCGCGGAGCCGACGGGTAGGGCGACCGGTTCGGAGCGAATCGGCGGACGACGTGCGCAAGCGCCTGGTCGAGGTCGCGCGCGAGCTCTTCGTCCGACGCGGTTTCGGCGAGGTCGGAATCCGCGAGATCGCGCGCGCGGCGGGCGTCACGCCGGGAATGATCTCGTACTACTTCGGCGGGAAAGTCGGCCTGTACGAGGCGATGCTCGCCTCGGTCTTCGAGGAGATGTTCGGACGCGTGCGGGAGCTCGCCGCGAAGCCCGCCGAGGGCAAGGGGCCGCTCGCTTCGCTGATCCGCACGTACATCGCGACGATCGCGGACCATCCGTGGGTGCCGCTGCTCCTTCTGCGCGAGATCGTGACCGGAGACTCTCGTGCGCGGGCTCGCTTCATCGAGCGCTTCGCCTCGCGTGTCTCCAGTCTTCTCCCGAGCCTCGTCGAAGCGGAGATCGCGCGCGGCGAGCTGCGCGCGGATCTCGACCCGAAGCTCGCGGTGCTCTCGCTGCTCGGGATGAGCTTGTTCCCGTTCCTGGCCCACCCGCTCGCGGGCAAGGTGTTCGGCTACGAGCTCGACCCCGCATTTGCCGAACGACTTCTCGCGCACACGACGCAGCTCTTCTTCGACGGCGCCCGCCCGCGCGCGGAGACGACGTGA
- the rfaE2 gene encoding D-glycero-beta-D-manno-heptose 1-phosphate adenylyltransferase, whose product MVGRRVVVVGDATLDAYVVGEVERISPEAPVPVLAVEREEFMLGGAANVAKCLVALGAQARLCTVIGDDADGAIFRSEAANLGIAQAGILSDRERLTTRKTRIVARHQQVIRLDRETVAPLSAALEKRLRARIASAVRAADAVILSDYAKGVLTPAVCRAAIAAAGTRPVLVDPKSPPWEPFRGATVLKPNLREAESFAGSPLASSDDASRAALAMAAELGVGHVLITRGQAGMTLASSARDGESAVVEIAARPRELVDVTGAGDVVAASVALALAAGAEIGEAAWIANVAAGVKVGKFGAATVTGQEILAELGAKSARSHEKVLDRDQAAELAAKLRGQGRSVVFTNGCFDILHLGHVRYLERSRALGEALIVGVNTDASVRRLKGAGRPLQSEHDRAQILASLECVDAVVLFDEDTPLRLIRALRPAVLTKGADYKTKRDVVGWDAVEKWGGRVELVELVAGRSTSSLVSKART is encoded by the coding sequence ATGGTCGGGCGCCGCGTGGTCGTCGTGGGCGACGCGACCCTGGACGCCTACGTCGTCGGCGAGGTCGAGCGGATCTCTCCCGAGGCCCCGGTTCCGGTGCTCGCGGTCGAGCGCGAGGAGTTCATGCTCGGCGGCGCGGCCAACGTCGCGAAGTGTTTGGTCGCGCTCGGCGCCCAGGCGCGGCTGTGCACGGTGATCGGCGACGACGCCGATGGCGCGATCTTCCGCAGCGAGGCGGCGAACCTGGGCATTGCCCAGGCGGGAATCCTCTCCGATCGCGAGCGGCTCACCACGCGCAAGACGCGCATCGTCGCGCGTCACCAGCAGGTGATCCGGCTGGATCGCGAGACCGTGGCTCCGCTCTCTGCGGCGCTCGAGAAGCGCCTGCGCGCGCGGATCGCCTCGGCCGTGCGCGCGGCCGACGCGGTGATCCTGTCCGATTACGCGAAGGGCGTGTTGACGCCGGCGGTCTGCCGCGCCGCGATCGCGGCGGCCGGAACCCGGCCCGTGCTCGTCGATCCGAAGAGCCCGCCCTGGGAGCCGTTTCGCGGCGCCACGGTGCTGAAGCCGAATCTGCGCGAGGCGGAGTCGTTCGCGGGCTCGCCGCTCGCGAGCTCGGACGACGCGTCGCGAGCGGCGCTCGCAATGGCGGCGGAGCTCGGCGTCGGCCACGTCCTGATCACGCGCGGACAGGCGGGCATGACGCTCGCGAGCTCCGCGCGTGACGGTGAGAGCGCCGTGGTCGAGATCGCCGCGCGTCCGCGCGAGCTCGTCGACGTGACGGGCGCGGGTGACGTGGTGGCGGCGAGCGTCGCGCTCGCGCTCGCGGCGGGAGCCGAGATCGGCGAGGCGGCGTGGATCGCGAACGTCGCGGCGGGCGTGAAGGTCGGGAAGTTCGGAGCGGCCACCGTCACGGGGCAGGAGATCCTCGCCGAGCTCGGCGCGAAGAGCGCTCGCTCCCACGAGAAGGTCTTGGATCGCGACCAGGCCGCCGAGCTTGCCGCGAAGCTTCGCGGGCAGGGGCGAAGCGTGGTGTTCACCAACGGCTGCTTCGACATCCTCCACCTCGGTCACGTCCGCTACCTCGAACGCTCGCGCGCGCTTGGCGAGGCGCTGATCGTGGGCGTGAACACGGACGCCTCGGTACGCCGGCTCAAAGGGGCGGGCCGTCCGCTCCAGAGCGAGCACGACCGCGCGCAGATCCTGGCATCGCTCGAGTGCGTCGACGCCGTCGTGCTCTTCGACGAGGACACGCCGCTGCGGCTGATTCGCGCGCTGCGCCCTGCGGTCCTGACGAAGGGCGCGGACTACAAGACCAAGCGCGACGTGGTCGGCTGGGACGCGGTCGAGAAGTGGGGCGGACGCGTGGAGCTGGTGGAGCTGGTCGCCGGCCGGTCGACCTCGAGCCTGGTCTCGAAAGCGCGAACCTAG
- a CDS encoding glycosyltransferase translates to MTLDPAKLGANPPRRTRIVVPCYNEAARLDAGAFRAFAAREPSVGFVLVNDGSRDGTPALLRELEAGDRDAFSVVDLPRNVGKAEAVRAGLLAAFGSSVEFVGYWDADLATPLEEIPRFVEVLTRLPGIDLVFGARVQLLGRSVRRSSVRHYLGRIFATAVSHVIGLPIYDTQCGAKLMRRTPELAALFATPFAVGWTFDVEILARLIRSREGGRLPPAAEAVYELPLDRWHDVAGSKVRPVDFFVAFFEIAKIWYRYRWRGE, encoded by the coding sequence ATGACGCTCGACCCGGCGAAGCTCGGCGCAAATCCGCCGCGTCGCACCCGGATCGTCGTCCCCTGCTACAACGAGGCCGCGCGCCTGGACGCGGGCGCGTTCCGGGCCTTCGCTGCGCGCGAGCCCTCGGTCGGGTTCGTGCTCGTGAACGACGGCAGCCGCGATGGGACGCCCGCGCTTCTGCGCGAGCTGGAGGCGGGCGATCGCGATGCCTTCTCGGTCGTCGACCTGCCGCGAAACGTCGGCAAGGCGGAGGCCGTTCGCGCAGGGCTCCTCGCCGCGTTCGGCTCGAGCGTTGAGTTCGTCGGCTACTGGGACGCCGATCTCGCGACCCCGCTCGAGGAGATCCCGCGCTTCGTCGAGGTGCTGACACGTCTGCCGGGGATCGACCTGGTCTTCGGCGCGCGCGTGCAGCTGCTCGGTCGGAGCGTGCGGCGCAGCAGCGTGCGCCACTACCTGGGCCGCATCTTCGCGACCGCGGTCTCGCACGTGATCGGCCTGCCGATCTACGACACGCAGTGCGGCGCGAAGCTGATGCGGCGCACGCCCGAGCTCGCGGCGTTGTTCGCGACCCCCTTCGCGGTCGGCTGGACGTTCGACGTCGAGATCCTCGCGCGGCTGATCCGATCGCGAGAGGGAGGACGGCTCCCGCCCGCCGCCGAAGCCGTCTACGAGCTTCCGCTCGACCGCTGGCACGACGTCGCGGGGTCGAAGGTCCGGCCGGTCGATTTCTTCGTCGCGTTCTTCGAGATCGCGAAGATCTGGTACAGATATCGCTGGAGGGGCGAGTGA